In a genomic window of Scyliorhinus torazame isolate Kashiwa2021f chromosome 5, sScyTor2.1, whole genome shotgun sequence:
- the LOC140418927 gene encoding uncharacterized protein, whose product MEGKCAVHSEKKPDTCSVYGQDFSPSSGLTKHNYRHHSEKPWKCGDCGKGFNYPSELGNHQRSHSGERPFTCSECGKGFTCSSSLLQHRQVHTDERPFKCPVCGKCHKSSRELTGHQRVHSDERPFKCSHCETGFKTLSVLTVHQRIHTGERPFICFTCGKGFAHSSHLRTHQRIHTGERPFKCQDCEKGYTSSWELMFHQRVHTGERPFRCSHCGTGFRRSSDLIVHQRVHTGERPFNCSVCGKGFTRLSTLLEHQRIHSGERPFTCSKCGKGFTRSSHLLTHQRVHTGERPFTCSECGKGFTQSSHLVTHRRIHTGERPFTCPGCGKGFTQSANLLLHQQLHK is encoded by the coding sequence ATGGAAGGAAAATGCGCCGTTCACAGTGAAAAGAAACCGGACACATGTTCTGTGTATGGACAAGACTTTAGTCCCTCATCTGGTCTGACAAAACATAACTACCGTCACCACAGTGAGAAGCCTTGGAAAtgcggagactgtgggaagggctttAATTACCCATCTGAGTTGGGGAATCATCAGCGcagtcacagtggggagagaccgttcacctgctctgagtgtgggaagggattcacttgttcatccTCTCTGCTGCAACACCGACAAGTTCACACagacgagagaccttttaaatgtccagtctGTGGGAAGTGTCATAAAAGTTCCCGGGAACTGACtggtcatcaacgtgttcacagtgacgagagaccgttcaaatGCTCTCACTGCGAGACTGGTTTCAAGACATTATCTGTCCTCActgtccaccagcgaattcacactggggagaggccattcatctgcttcacgtgtgggaaaggatttgctcactcatcccacctgcggacacaccagcgaattcacaccggggagagaccttttaaatgtcaggACTGTGAGAAAGGCTATACAAGTTCCTGGGAACTGATgtttcatcaacgtgttcacactggggagaggccgttcagatgctctcactgtgggactgggttcaggcgatcatctgatctgattgtacatcagcgagttcacactggggagagacccttcaactgctctgtgtgtgggaagggatttactcggttatccaccctACTGGAACATCAGCGCATCCacagtggagagaggccgttcacctgctctaagtgtgggaagggattcactcggtcatcccacctactgacacatcagcgagttcacactggggagaggccattcacctgctcagagtgtggcaaaggattcactcaatcatcgcaTCTGGTAacacatcggcgcattcacactggggaaagaccgttcacctgccctgggtgtgggaagggattcacacagtcagcCAACCTGCTGCTACACCAGCAACTTCACAAGTGA
- the LOC140418926 gene encoding ER membrane protein complex subunit 4-like: MAAGAALANRARWQKWTLELNPSGSRRSRDQQYGQGDFMSPVAYSDKQLPDIRVQETDRILVEKLCWDIAFGPLKQLPMNLFIMYTAGNNISIFPIMMVCMMAWRPIHALMSMSPIFKVLGNSTQHWLQRLLYFIGNLLGLALAVYKCQVMGLLPTHSSDWLAFLQPPQRVEYTGGGLVL; the protein is encoded by the exons ATGGCTGCGGGGGCGGCGCTCGCCAACCGCGCGCGCTGGCAGAAGTGGACCCTCGAGCTCAACCCGAGCGGCAGCCGCAG GAGCCGTGATCAACAGTATGGCCAGGGCGACTTCATGAGCCCAGTCGCATATTCAGACAAACAGCTTCCAGACATCCGCGTCCAAGAAACAGACCGGATCCTGGTTGAGAAA CTCTGCTGGGACATCGCCTTTGGCCCATTGAAGCAGCTGCCCATGAATCTGTTCATTATGTACACAGCCGGCAACAACATCTCCATCTTCCCTATCATGATGGTTTGCATGATGGCCTGGAGACCTATACACGCACTGATGTCCATGTCGCCAA TCTTTAAGGTCCTGGGGAATTCGACTCAGCACTGGCTGCAGCGTCTGCTCTACTTCATCGGCAACCTGCTGGGGTTGGCCCTAGCCGTCTACAAGTGCCAGGTGATGGGGCTGCTGCCCACACACTCCTCCGACTGGCTGGCATTCCTCCAGCCGCCCCAG AGAGTGGAGTACACGGGCGGGGGGCTGGTCCTGTGA